One part of the Mariniflexile litorale genome encodes these proteins:
- the rlmD gene encoding 23S rRNA (uracil(1939)-C(5))-methyltransferase RlmD: MSKRTKKQAFTNVEVLDAGAKGKTIAKAPDGKVIFLSNTVPGDVVDVQTFKARKAYYEAKATVFHKLSDKRTTPACEHFGVCGGCKWQDMGYEHQLFYKQKEVTNNLTRIGHIELPEITPILGAAEQYFYRNKMEFSFSDSRWLTLEEVQSDADLGDRNALGFHIPGMWDKILDIKKCHLQADPSNAIRNAVKQFALDNNFEFFNTRNQTGLLRTMMIRTSSTGDVMVVIQFFKEDEAKRILLMDFLAETFPQITSLQYIINEKANDTIYDQEVVCYKGEDHIFEQMEGLKFKINAKSFYQTNSDQAFELYKITRNFAGLTGDELVYDLYTGTGTIAQFVAKQAKKVIGVEAVPDAITAAKENAQLNGINNVEFFVGDMRHVFNDAFIAAHGLPDIIITDPPRDGMHKDVVQQILNIAPKKVVYVSCNSATQARDLELMDAMYKVTKTQAVDMFPQTFHVENVVLLERRSF, encoded by the coding sequence ATGTCAAAAAGAACAAAAAAGCAAGCGTTTACAAACGTTGAAGTTTTAGATGCCGGTGCTAAAGGCAAAACGATAGCCAAAGCACCCGATGGAAAAGTTATTTTTCTATCCAATACTGTACCAGGCGATGTGGTAGATGTACAAACATTCAAAGCACGAAAAGCTTATTACGAAGCGAAAGCCACCGTGTTTCATAAATTATCTGATAAACGCACCACACCTGCATGTGAACATTTCGGTGTTTGTGGTGGCTGTAAGTGGCAAGATATGGGCTACGAACACCAATTGTTTTATAAACAAAAAGAAGTCACTAATAATTTAACCCGCATTGGGCATATAGAATTACCTGAAATTACACCTATTTTAGGGGCTGCTGAACAGTATTTCTACAGAAACAAGATGGAATTTTCATTTAGTGATAGCCGATGGTTAACGCTAGAAGAAGTACAATCGGATGCCGATTTAGGAGATAGAAATGCTTTAGGTTTTCACATCCCGGGTATGTGGGATAAAATTCTTGACATAAAAAAATGCCATTTACAAGCCGATCCTTCAAACGCTATTAGAAATGCAGTGAAACAATTTGCGCTTGATAATAATTTTGAATTCTTTAACACAAGAAATCAAACCGGCTTGTTGCGTACCATGATGATTCGGACTTCCAGTACAGGCGATGTCATGGTGGTAATTCAGTTTTTCAAAGAAGATGAGGCTAAACGTATTTTGTTAATGGATTTTCTTGCTGAAACCTTTCCGCAGATAACCTCCTTACAATACATCATCAATGAAAAAGCGAATGACACCATTTACGACCAAGAAGTGGTTTGCTACAAAGGTGAAGATCATATTTTTGAACAAATGGAAGGTTTGAAATTTAAAATAAATGCCAAATCGTTTTACCAAACCAATTCAGATCAAGCATTTGAATTGTATAAAATAACGAGAAACTTTGCAGGTTTAACTGGAGATGAACTCGTTTACGATTTATATACAGGAACGGGTACCATTGCTCAGTTTGTAGCAAAACAAGCTAAAAAAGTGATTGGTGTAGAAGCAGTTCCCGATGCGATTACTGCTGCTAAGGAAAATGCACAATTAAATGGTATTAATAACGTTGAATTCTTTGTAGGCGATATGAGACATGTTTTTAATGATGCATTTATAGCAGCTCACGGGCTGCCAGACATTATCATTACCGACCCACCTCGAGACGGAATGCATAAAGACGTGGTGCAACAAATATTAAACATTGCGCCTAAAAAAGTAGTGTACGTAAGTTGTAATAGCGCCACACAAGCACGAGATTTAGAACTAATGGATGCCATGTATAAAGTTACAAAAACCCAAGCTGTAGATATGTTTCCACAAACGTTTCATGTTGAAAATGTTGTACTTTTGGAAAGAAGATCATTTTAA
- the rocD gene encoding ornithine--oxo-acid transaminase, which translates to MAVLGQLTPQQTIALENKYGAHNYHPLPVVLNRGEGVFVWDIEGKQYYDFLSAYSAVNQGHCHPKIVNAMVQQAQTLTLTSRAFFNDVLGKYEEFACKFFGFDKLLPMNTGAEAVETALKICRKWAYEVKGIDENEADIIVCENNFHGRTTTIISFSNDPVARKNFGPFTKGFIKIEYDDLEALGTVLKNNPNVAGFLVEPIQGEAGVYVPQEGYLAKAKALCEAYNVLFIADEVQTGIARTGKLLAVDHENVKPDILVLGKAISGGVYPVSAVLANDRIMNVIKPGNHGSTFGGNPVAAAVAIAALEVVRDEKLADNAEALGNLFRKELNKYSDTSNIVNLVRGKGLLNAILINDSEESDTAWNICLALRDNGLLAKPTHGNIIRFAPPLVMTKKQLLDCVSIIIKTLKQFEK; encoded by the coding sequence ATGGCTGTTTTAGGACAATTAACACCACAACAAACAATTGCATTAGAAAACAAGTATGGAGCACATAATTACCATCCACTCCCGGTAGTATTAAATAGGGGGGAAGGGGTATTTGTGTGGGATATAGAAGGCAAGCAGTATTATGATTTTTTATCGGCTTATTCGGCGGTAAATCAAGGGCATTGTCATCCTAAAATAGTAAATGCAATGGTACAGCAAGCACAAACATTAACCTTAACGTCTCGTGCATTTTTTAATGATGTGCTGGGTAAATATGAGGAATTTGCCTGTAAGTTTTTTGGTTTCGATAAATTATTACCCATGAATACAGGTGCCGAAGCTGTAGAAACCGCTTTAAAAATTTGTAGAAAATGGGCGTACGAAGTTAAAGGCATCGATGAAAATGAAGCCGATATTATTGTTTGTGAAAATAATTTTCACGGGAGAACGACCACTATTATTTCATTTTCTAACGACCCTGTAGCTCGAAAAAATTTCGGACCATTTACAAAGGGTTTTATTAAAATAGAATACGATGATTTAGAAGCTTTAGGAACAGTTTTAAAAAATAATCCCAATGTAGCTGGGTTTTTAGTAGAACCCATACAAGGAGAAGCAGGTGTTTATGTACCTCAAGAAGGTTATTTAGCTAAAGCCAAAGCATTATGTGAGGCATATAATGTGTTATTCATTGCAGATGAAGTTCAAACAGGTATTGCGCGTACTGGTAAATTGCTAGCAGTTGATCATGAAAATGTAAAGCCAGATATTTTAGTTTTAGGAAAAGCGATAAGTGGTGGTGTATATCCCGTATCGGCAGTTTTGGCTAATGATCGCATTATGAATGTCATTAAACCAGGGAACCATGGCAGTACCTTTGGTGGAAACCCAGTGGCAGCAGCGGTAGCTATTGCTGCTTTAGAAGTTGTTAGAGATGAAAAGTTAGCAGATAATGCTGAAGCACTAGGTAACTTGTTTAGAAAAGAATTAAATAAATATAGTGATACGAGTAATATTGTAAATTTAGTGAGAGGTAAAGGCTTGCTAAATGCCATTTTAATTAACGATAGTGAAGAAAGCGATACCGCTTGGAACATTTGTTTAGCACTACGCGATAATGGCTTATTGGCAAAACCAACACATGGAAATATTATACGGTTTGCCCCACCATTAGTAATGACTAAAAAACAATTATTAGACTGCGTTAGTATCATAATAAAAACACTCAAACAGTTTGAAAAGTAG
- a CDS encoding transposase, which produces MGQAMMHIGSYKKKTKNGFEQELHRYQAQNCNGCPLRNLCHTSKTNRIIERNYNLIRLKSKARILLSSEQGVAKRKQRCWDVEAVFGNIKQNMNFKRFMLGASIK; this is translated from the coding sequence ATGGGGCAAGCGATGATGCACATTGGCAGCTATAAAAAGAAAACAAAAAATGGCTTTGAGCAAGAACTCCACAGGTACCAAGCCCAAAACTGCAACGGTTGCCCACTTAGAAATCTTTGCCATACATCTAAAACAAATCGTATTATAGAACGTAATTACAACCTGATACGACTCAAGTCTAAAGCGAGAATTTTACTTAGCAGTGAACAAGGCGTGGCCAAAAGAAAACAACGTTGCTGGGATGTGGAAGCTGTTTTTGGAAATATTAAGCAAAACATGAACTTTAAACGCTTTATGTTAGGGGCATCGATAAAGTAA
- a CDS encoding zinc-dependent metalloprotease, with the protein MTQNKSRVTHCMCVALAFFVFLFSQHMEAQNKKNKNKKEQTKETSTPSAKKEKTITELVKSSKKIEGLFPIYQDTITGSLQMIISDNQLDQEFIYFSQISNGVLDAGRMNRGAYMGSKVFKIEKYFDKIEFVIQNTSFYFDPKNPLSKSKDANISNGTIASITIAAQDKSKGLFLIKADDLFLGETLAQIKKPSKPGESPTAFKLGGLNKDKTKINSIKNYDENTNLEVEYVYSSPSVLNNGSNALADGRNVSIKVFHSLMSIPDNDYEARYDDPRVGYFTTEVDDKTATNSTPYKDLIHRWHLKKKDPNAAISEPIEPITWWIENSTPLEWRETITNGVLQWNIAFEKAGFKNAIVVKVQPDDATWDAGDLNYNVLRWTSSPKPPFGGYGPSFVNPKTGQILGADIMLEFAHFTNRVFYDKIYSLASLDTPFETPEDNESTYAYCSLGHQLQEDIMFASAAATAYAHSDYEMERIKKESMMALIMHEVGHTLGLNHNMKASQLFSPEQLNDAAFIEGKCLTASVMDYAALNVTKDRSKQGQYDDVTVGPYDVWAIQLGYKPFASESEHQALLNESTKPEHIFGNDADDMRSPGKAIDPRVMTSDQSNDQITWSIDRIELSNNLMKTVKNKFIKSGESYQELRRVYYLLSGQKATSANIISRFIGGVYIDRAMADQIGETQPYTPVSLKDQKRAMSALSKYVFAPDAFDAPNDLYNYLAMQRRGFNFRTPEDPKIHNQVLTYQKNVLNHILHYHTLQRISDSELYGNEYKLSAFMTDLNHAIFKADIYGNVNSFRQNLQLEYTGMLIGMLTGKQSSSYSNTSKSMALYNLKNIRTMASASGDIASTAHKQHLRTLIDNALKEIK; encoded by the coding sequence ATGACGCAAAACAAATCACGTGTAACACACTGTATGTGTGTGGCTTTAGCATTCTTTGTGTTTCTATTTTCTCAACACATGGAAGCTCAAAACAAGAAAAACAAAAATAAGAAAGAGCAAACCAAAGAAACCTCAACACCTTCTGCAAAAAAAGAAAAAACAATTACTGAACTAGTAAAATCTAGCAAAAAAATTGAAGGCCTATTCCCTATTTACCAAGATACTATAACAGGTTCTTTACAAATGATTATCTCAGATAATCAATTAGACCAAGAATTTATTTATTTCAGTCAAATCTCCAATGGTGTTTTAGATGCTGGCAGGATGAACCGAGGCGCATATATGGGGTCGAAAGTATTTAAAATTGAAAAGTATTTTGATAAAATTGAATTTGTTATTCAAAACACTTCTTTTTATTTTGATCCAAAAAATCCGCTTTCAAAATCTAAAGACGCTAATATTAGTAACGGAACTATAGCTAGTATTACCATTGCAGCACAAGATAAATCGAAAGGTCTTTTTTTAATTAAAGCAGACGATTTATTTTTAGGAGAAACATTAGCTCAAATTAAAAAACCAAGCAAGCCTGGTGAGTCTCCTACAGCATTCAAACTTGGTGGTTTAAATAAAGATAAAACAAAGATTAATTCCATTAAAAATTATGATGAAAACACCAACTTAGAAGTTGAGTATGTATATTCATCACCTTCAGTACTTAACAATGGTTCAAACGCCCTTGCTGATGGTAGAAACGTTAGTATTAAAGTATTTCACAGTTTAATGTCTATTCCAGATAACGATTACGAAGCGAGATACGACGATCCAAGAGTTGGCTATTTCACTACAGAAGTAGATGACAAAACAGCAACAAACAGCACTCCATACAAAGACCTCATTCACAGATGGCATTTAAAAAAGAAAGATCCAAATGCGGCCATTTCTGAACCCATAGAACCTATTACTTGGTGGATAGAAAACTCGACCCCTCTAGAATGGCGAGAAACTATTACCAATGGCGTTTTACAATGGAATATTGCTTTTGAAAAAGCAGGATTTAAAAATGCTATTGTAGTTAAAGTGCAACCAGACGATGCTACCTGGGATGCTGGCGACTTAAATTACAATGTTTTACGTTGGACATCTTCTCCTAAACCCCCTTTTGGCGGCTACGGTCCTAGTTTTGTAAATCCAAAAACCGGACAAATTTTAGGTGCCGATATCATGTTGGAGTTTGCTCACTTTACTAATAGAGTATTTTATGATAAAATATACAGCTTGGCATCACTAGACACTCCTTTTGAAACACCAGAAGATAACGAGTCTACATATGCTTATTGCTCTTTAGGTCATCAATTACAAGAAGATATCATGTTTGCATCGGCAGCGGCAACAGCATATGCCCATTCTGATTATGAGATGGAACGTATTAAAAAAGAATCTATGATGGCATTGATTATGCACGAAGTTGGGCATACCTTAGGGTTGAATCATAATATGAAAGCGAGTCAGCTATTTTCACCAGAACAATTAAATGATGCTGCATTTATAGAAGGCAAATGTTTAACAGCTTCGGTTATGGATTATGCTGCTTTAAATGTTACAAAGGATAGAAGCAAACAAGGACAATACGATGATGTTACCGTTGGGCCTTACGATGTTTGGGCCATACAACTAGGATACAAACCATTTGCTTCAGAAAGCGAGCACCAAGCATTATTGAATGAATCTACAAAACCTGAACATATTTTTGGTAATGATGCCGATGACATGCGTTCTCCAGGAAAAGCGATAGACCCAAGAGTTATGACTTCAGATCAATCGAACGACCAAATTACCTGGTCCATTGATCGCATAGAATTATCTAATAATTTAATGAAAACTGTAAAAAATAAATTCATTAAATCTGGTGAATCCTACCAAGAGTTAAGACGCGTTTATTATTTATTAAGTGGCCAAAAAGCAACCTCTGCAAACATTATTTCAAGATTTATTGGTGGTGTTTATATAGACAGAGCTATGGCTGATCAAATTGGAGAAACGCAACCTTACACACCTGTAAGTTTAAAAGATCAAAAACGGGCCATGTCGGCTTTAAGCAAGTACGTTTTTGCACCTGATGCCTTTGATGCGCCAAACGATTTGTATAACTATTTAGCCATGCAACGCCGAGGTTTTAATTTTAGAACACCTGAAGACCCTAAAATTCACAACCAAGTGCTAACCTATCAAAAAAATGTATTGAATCATATCTTGCATTATCATACGTTACAGAGAATTTCAGATTCTGAATTATATGGAAATGAATATAAATTATCTGCTTTTATGACCGATTTAAACCATGCTATTTTTAAAGCTGACATTTATGGCAATGTAAATTCGTTTAGACAAAACTTACAATTAGAATATACTGGTATGCTAATAGGGATGTTAACTGGCAAACAAAGTAGCAGTTATTCAAATACATCTAAATCTATGGCTTTATACAATTTAAAGAATATAAGAACGATGGCTAGCGCATCAGGTGATATTGCTTCTACAGCTCACAAACAACATTTAAGAACGCTCATAGATAATGCCTTAAAAGAAATTAAATAA
- a CDS encoding Gfo/Idh/MocA family oxidoreductase → MENKNTIKWGIIGCGNVTEVKSGPPYKLTEGFELVAVMRRDEEKLKDYAKRHGVKTYFTNADDLINDDNVDAVYIATPPDTHKFYALKVADAGKICCIEKPMTPSYAESLDIYKAFNEKNIPLFVAYYRRSLPVFLKINEWLKHNYIGEVRHINWHFSKPASELDKSGTYNWRTDSKIAPAGYFDDLASHGLDLFNFLLGDIKEAHGISLNQQKNYTAKDAITACWLHENNVTGSGTWNFDCNDSIDKVTIYGSEGKIEFSIFHENAIILESKTKCESLFIKNPKHIQIHHVEGMRDMLIHKNFTHPSTGRSALHANWVMDKILGNL, encoded by the coding sequence ATGGAAAATAAGAATACCATCAAGTGGGGCATTATTGGTTGTGGCAACGTCACCGAAGTTAAAAGTGGTCCTCCTTATAAATTAACCGAAGGTTTTGAACTCGTTGCTGTTATGAGACGAGATGAAGAAAAGCTAAAAGATTATGCTAAAAGACACGGTGTTAAAACATACTTTACGAATGCCGACGATTTAATTAATGATGATAACGTAGATGCTGTTTATATTGCAACACCACCAGACACGCATAAATTCTACGCTTTAAAAGTTGCTGATGCAGGTAAAATTTGCTGTATTGAAAAACCAATGACGCCCAGTTATGCCGAAAGCTTAGATATATATAAAGCCTTTAACGAAAAAAACATTCCTCTATTTGTTGCCTATTACAGACGTTCTTTACCCGTATTTTTAAAAATTAATGAGTGGCTAAAACACAACTACATTGGAGAAGTTAGACATATTAATTGGCATTTTAGTAAACCGGCAAGTGAGTTGGATAAATCAGGCACATACAATTGGCGTACCGATTCTAAAATTGCTCCTGCTGGTTATTTTGATGATTTAGCAAGTCATGGATTAGATCTATTTAATTTCCTTTTAGGAGATATAAAAGAGGCTCATGGTATTAGTTTAAATCAACAAAAAAATTACACAGCAAAAGATGCTATTACGGCGTGTTGGCTGCATGAAAACAATGTTACAGGTTCTGGAACTTGGAACTTTGACTGCAATGATTCTATTGATAAAGTGACTATTTACGGTAGTGAAGGCAAAATAGAATTTTCTATATTTCATGAGAATGCTATTATTTTAGAAAGCAAAACAAAATGTGAATCTCTTTTTATTAAGAACCCGAAACATATTCAGATACATCATGTAGAAGGCATGCGAGATATGTTAATTCACAAAAACTTCACGCACCCTTCGACGGGACGTTCTGCACTTCATGCAAATTGGGTTATGGATAAAATTCTTGGAAATTTATAA
- a CDS encoding YebC/PmpR family DNA-binding transcriptional regulator, giving the protein MGRAFEFRKARKMKRWSAMSKAFTRIGKDIVMAVKDGGPDPASNSRLRAVMQNAKAVNMPKDNVERAIKKASEKGQGDYKEVIFEGYAPHGIAVLVETATDNNTRTVANVRSYFNKCDGSLGTSGSVVFMFDHTCNFRINAEGLDAEEVELEFIDYGAEEVFADEDGILIYAPFENFGAIQAVLEEKGIEILSSGFERIPQVTKKLTPEQAADVEKLLEKLDDDDDVQNVYHTMEESEE; this is encoded by the coding sequence ATGGGAAGAGCTTTTGAATTTAGAAAAGCACGTAAAATGAAGCGTTGGTCTGCTATGAGTAAGGCATTTACACGCATTGGAAAAGACATTGTAATGGCCGTGAAAGATGGGGGTCCAGATCCCGCTAGCAACTCGAGGTTAAGAGCTGTTATGCAAAATGCCAAGGCTGTGAACATGCCTAAAGACAATGTGGAACGTGCCATAAAGAAAGCAAGTGAAAAAGGTCAAGGCGATTATAAAGAAGTTATTTTTGAAGGTTATGCACCCCATGGAATAGCCGTTTTAGTTGAAACGGCAACTGATAACAATACCAGAACCGTAGCCAATGTACGCAGCTATTTTAATAAATGCGATGGAAGTTTAGGCACTTCAGGTTCGGTAGTATTTATGTTCGATCATACTTGTAATTTTAGAATTAATGCGGAAGGTTTAGATGCCGAAGAAGTAGAATTAGAATTTATTGACTACGGTGCAGAAGAAGTTTTTGCTGATGAAGATGGCATTTTAATTTATGCACCTTTTGAAAATTTTGGAGCGATACAAGCTGTTTTAGAAGAAAAAGGCATAGAAATACTTTCATCTGGTTTTGAGCGTATTCCTCAGGTAACTAAAAAACTGACTCCAGAGCAAGCGGCCGATGTTGAAAAACTTTTAGAAAAATTAGATGATGATGATGATGTACAAAACGTGTATCACACCATGGAAGAAAGTGAAGAATAA
- a CDS encoding 4a-hydroxytetrahydrobiopterin dehydratase — translation MSKLSAEDIEKRLLSLPEWDYYDDAIHAEFEFENFKDCFSAMSRIAFECEALNHHPDWTNVYNVLNISLTTHSANGVTNKDFKLAQAIEAIVEPDDED, via the coding sequence ATGAGCAAACTTTCAGCCGAAGACATAGAAAAAAGATTATTAAGCTTACCAGAATGGGATTATTATGACGATGCTATTCATGCCGAATTTGAATTTGAAAATTTTAAAGACTGCTTTAGTGCCATGAGTAGAATTGCTTTCGAGTGTGAAGCATTAAATCATCACCCAGATTGGACTAATGTTTACAACGTACTAAATATTTCTTTAACAACACACTCTGCGAACGGTGTTACCAACAAAGATTTCAAACTAGCACAAGCTATCGAAGCTATTGTAGAGCCAGATGACGAAGATTAA
- a CDS encoding sugar nucleotide-binding protein — MKVPGKESKHRILILGASGFLGHAIYRELCPYFKTYGTYATSNSQWEKNHHFFQFNFEEDDVYEILDIIKPTIIISALRGDFATQFIAHKHVAEYVFSKKVKIIFLSSANVFDAYSKYPSYELDKTLSTSIYGHFKIKIENMLLRLPKNQVSILRLPMVFGKQSPRIQEIIQSINEKTPIEVFPNLIMNVTTVSKVALQTHYIINRNKSGIFHLGSTDLVHHDEFIKDLTKSLGIQNVIYKQVYTTNDDRYLAVLPKYNLLPKNLQLISQDIINEIEV; from the coding sequence ATGAAAGTGCCGGGGAAAGAAAGTAAACATCGTATATTAATTTTAGGTGCCAGTGGTTTTTTAGGTCATGCTATTTATAGAGAACTCTGCCCCTACTTTAAAACGTATGGTACCTATGCAACTAGTAATAGCCAATGGGAAAAGAATCATCACTTTTTTCAATTCAATTTTGAGGAAGATGATGTTTACGAAATACTCGATATTATTAAACCAACTATTATCATTTCGGCACTCCGTGGTGATTTTGCAACCCAATTTATAGCTCATAAACACGTAGCGGAATATGTATTTTCAAAAAAAGTAAAAATCATCTTTTTATCATCGGCCAATGTTTTTGACGCCTATAGCAAATACCCAAGTTACGAACTAGACAAAACGTTAAGTACCAGTATTTATGGACATTTCAAAATAAAAATTGAGAACATGTTGCTACGCCTTCCTAAAAATCAAGTTAGCATTTTACGACTTCCTATGGTTTTTGGAAAACAATCACCAAGAATTCAAGAAATTATTCAAAGTATAAACGAAAAAACACCTATTGAAGTCTTTCCTAATTTGATTATGAACGTTACTACAGTTAGTAAAGTAGCCTTGCAAACACACTATATAATTAACCGAAACAAATCAGGCATTTTTCATTTAGGTAGTACCGATTTGGTGCATCACGACGAATTTATAAAAGATCTTACCAAATCGCTAGGCATCCAAAACGTCATTTATAAACAGGTATATACCACTAACGACGACCGGTATCTGGCCGTGTTACCAAAATACAATTTACTACCAAAAAATCTCCAATTAATAAGTCAAGATATTATAAACGAAATAGAAGTATAA
- the gcvT gene encoding glycine cleavage system aminomethyltransferase GcvT yields the protein MKNTALTKTHEALGAKLVPFAGFNMPVQYEGVTIEHETVRKAVGVFDVSHMGEFLIEGEHALELIQKISSNDASKISIGKAQYSCMPNETGGIVDDLIIYQVKEHTYLLVVNASNIEKDWNWITSKNTIGATMRDLSDDYSLLAIQGPKAVEAMQSLTSHDLSAINFYNFIVGDFAGIEHVIISATGYTGSGGFEIYCKNSEVKQIWDNIFKAGEDFGIKPIGLAARDTLRLEMGYCLYGNDINDSTSPIEAGLGWITKFTKEFTNSEALKKEKEQGTERKLVAFELNERGIPRHDYDIVDSNGNKIGIVTSGTMSPSLGKGIGMGYVPTVFTQVGSKIYIQIRKNAVPATVVKLPFYKV from the coding sequence ATGAAAAACACAGCTTTAACAAAAACTCACGAAGCTCTTGGTGCTAAATTGGTACCATTCGCAGGTTTTAACATGCCTGTACAGTACGAAGGGGTAACAATTGAACACGAAACCGTTAGAAAAGCCGTTGGCGTTTTTGATGTATCACACATGGGCGAATTTTTAATTGAAGGTGAACATGCTTTAGAACTTATTCAAAAAATTTCAAGTAACGATGCTTCAAAAATAAGCATTGGCAAAGCACAATATAGTTGCATGCCCAACGAAACGGGTGGTATTGTAGACGATTTGATTATATACCAAGTTAAAGAACACACTTATTTGTTAGTCGTAAATGCTAGTAACATTGAAAAAGATTGGAACTGGATTACGTCTAAAAACACTATAGGAGCTACTATGCGCGATTTAAGCGATGACTATTCATTGCTTGCCATCCAAGGCCCTAAAGCCGTTGAAGCCATGCAAAGTTTAACCAGTCATGATTTATCTGCTATTAATTTTTACAACTTTATAGTAGGAGATTTTGCAGGTATCGAGCATGTAATTATATCTGCAACAGGTTATACCGGAAGTGGCGGTTTTGAGATTTATTGTAAAAACAGCGAAGTCAAACAAATTTGGGACAACATATTTAAAGCTGGTGAAGATTTTGGTATTAAACCTATCGGTTTAGCAGCTCGAGATACGCTACGTTTAGAAATGGGATATTGTCTCTACGGAAACGATATTAACGACAGCACCTCGCCTATAGAAGCAGGTTTAGGTTGGATAACAAAATTCACAAAAGAATTCACAAACTCCGAAGCCTTAAAAAAAGAAAAAGAACAAGGTACAGAACGCAAATTAGTTGCTTTCGAACTCAATGAACGCGGTATTCCACGTCATGATTACGATATTGTAGATAGTAACGGAAACAAAATAGGTATTGTTACTTCAGGCACCATGTCTCCTAGTTTAGGTAAAGGTATAGGTATGGGGTATGTACCAACTGTTTTCACACAAGTGGGTAGTAAAATCTATATTCAAATACGTAAAAATGCTGTACCAGCAACAGTTGTTAAATTACCTTTTTATAAGGTGTAA